From the Vicinamibacteria bacterium genome, one window contains:
- a CDS encoding DNA-3-methyladenine glycosylase has product MPRLRDPPRGRERQRLRALLTKPPAEAARGLLGQILVSGRGRQALAVRIVETEAYLGQSDPAAHVFHGRTPRTDPLWGPTGTIYVYFVYGMHHCLNLTADRPGVPGCVLIRAAEPLPLTPLPRLSCRGPGRLCRALGIDTRLSGSNLFASDAALTLRAGRAPAEVKVSPRVGVRLAAEERLRFFDPASPAVSSPRFARPRRRRAAPAPPRGERA; this is encoded by the coding sequence ATGCCCCGGCTCCGAGACCCTCCGCGCGGTCGCGAGCGGCAGCGCCTGCGGGCGCTGCTCACGAAGCCTCCCGCGGAGGCGGCGCGGGGCCTCCTGGGACAGATCCTCGTGTCGGGGCGCGGCCGGCAGGCGCTCGCGGTAAGGATCGTGGAAACCGAAGCCTACCTCGGACAGTCCGATCCCGCCGCCCACGTCTTCCACGGCCGCACGCCCCGCACGGATCCGCTCTGGGGTCCGACCGGAACCATCTACGTCTACTTCGTGTACGGCATGCACCATTGCCTCAACTTGACCGCGGACCGGCCGGGCGTGCCCGGCTGCGTGCTGATCCGGGCCGCGGAGCCCCTCCCCCTGACTCCCCTGCCCCGCCTCTCCTGCCGCGGGCCGGGGCGGCTCTGCCGGGCGCTGGGAATCGACACCCGCCTCTCCGGCTCCAACCTCTTCGCTTCCGACGCCGCCCTCACCCTGCGGGCGGGACGGGCCCCGGCGGAGGTTAAGGTCTCTCCGCGCGTGGGCGTCCGCCTCGCCGCGGAGGAGCGGCTGCGCTTCTTCGATCCCGCAAGCCCCGCCGTCTCCTCGCCCCGTTTCGCCCGCCCGCGCCGGCGGCGGGCGGCGCCCGCACCCCCGCGCGGGGAACGAGCCTGA
- a CDS encoding GTPase domain-containing protein, with amino-acid sequence MVQFNFSERTIKAKVVYYGPAQSGKTTNLEQIHRLTDPESANRLISLNTAQDRTLFFDLLPFSLGAVSGYDFKIQLYTVPGQVQYNATRRVVLAGADAVVFVADSQKALHKENVSAFENMKVNLLANRLVPEKVPLVLQYNKQDLSDLQPRPEMDRALNFWGRKAFPAVAARGEGVLETFVAVVQEMLAAIAVKYNLKEKGLDPASVPEVVEQAFSALLKKVPPPSPGETVAAPPRVIVTQGADSERAYPVQATPDGGLVSEELLHRAIRSNVELAEALSGFVEEMNLGLATILSHADLALSYRDEGKRAAGIGTIQKEASRLRQIMRGLASSARARPEAAPAPAPTPTPTPPARPSPVAASSRETPVGLVAVSRESPPASGLEGLLRESMDAARAILGARGVTVDLRVAPGTALPRCPPPSLRRMATSLLHGIAAVSPPGASIHVRSERKPVLLRSKEGDVKRDFLMVALGHGGILSPEDQQRLLQGTDPGPLGEAYRLVRELGGFLRFAPLPGGSLETRVFLPAA; translated from the coding sequence ATGGTCCAGTTCAACTTCAGCGAACGGACCATCAAGGCCAAAGTGGTCTACTACGGCCCTGCCCAGTCGGGGAAGACCACCAACCTCGAGCAGATCCACCGCCTGACGGACCCCGAGAGCGCCAACCGTCTGATCTCGCTCAACACCGCCCAGGACCGGACCCTCTTCTTCGACCTCCTCCCCTTCAGCCTGGGGGCGGTGTCCGGCTACGACTTCAAGATCCAGCTCTACACCGTGCCCGGCCAGGTGCAGTACAACGCCACCCGGCGGGTGGTGCTGGCGGGGGCGGACGCGGTGGTGTTCGTGGCGGACAGCCAGAAGGCGCTGCACAAGGAGAACGTGTCCGCCTTCGAGAACATGAAGGTCAACCTGCTGGCCAACCGCCTGGTCCCGGAGAAGGTGCCCCTGGTCCTCCAGTACAACAAGCAGGACCTGTCCGATCTGCAGCCCCGCCCGGAGATGGATCGGGCCTTGAACTTCTGGGGCCGCAAGGCCTTCCCGGCGGTGGCGGCGCGGGGGGAGGGCGTCCTCGAGACCTTCGTGGCCGTGGTCCAGGAGATGCTGGCCGCTATCGCCGTGAAGTACAACTTGAAGGAGAAGGGTCTCGATCCTGCCAGCGTGCCGGAGGTGGTGGAGCAGGCCTTCTCCGCCCTGCTGAAGAAGGTCCCGCCCCCCTCTCCGGGGGAGACGGTGGCCGCTCCCCCCCGCGTGATCGTGACCCAGGGAGCAGACTCCGAGCGCGCCTACCCCGTCCAAGCCACGCCCGACGGAGGGCTGGTCTCGGAAGAGCTGCTCCACCGGGCCATCCGCTCGAACGTGGAGCTGGCGGAGGCCCTGTCCGGGTTCGTGGAGGAGATGAACCTCGGCCTGGCCACGATCCTGTCCCACGCCGACCTGGCGCTTTCCTACCGGGACGAGGGCAAGCGCGCGGCGGGCATCGGCACCATCCAGAAGGAGGCCTCGCGCCTGCGCCAGATCATGAGGGGGCTGGCATCCTCGGCTCGGGCGCGCCCGGAGGCGGCCCCCGCCCCCGCCCCGACCCCCACTCCTACCCCCCCCGCTCGGCCCTCCCCGGTGGCGGCGTCGTCGCGGGAGACTCCGGTCGGCCTGGTCGCGGTGTCGCGGGAGTCTCCGCCCGCGTCCGGCCTGGAAGGACTGTTGCGGGAGTCGATGGACGCGGCCCGGGCCATCCTGGGGGCTCGGGGCGTCACCGTCGACCTTCGCGTCGCCCCCGGCACCGCCTTGCCCCGCTGCCCGCCGCCCAGCCTGCGCCGCATGGCTACCTCTCTCCTCCACGGGATCGCCGCCGTCTCTCCGCCGGGGGCCTCGATCCACGTGCGTAGCGAACGAAAACCCGTTCTCCTGCGCAGCAAGGAGGGGGACGTCAAGCGGGACTTCCTCATGGTCGCCCTCGGCCACGGGGGGATCCTTTCCCCCGAAGACCAGCAGCGGCTGCTTCAAGGGACGGATCCCGGTCCCCTGGGTGAGGCCTACCGCCTGGTCCGGGAATTGGGGGGCTTCCTCCGCTTCGCGCCCCTGCCCGGGGGATCTCTCGAGACCCGCGTCTTCCTGCCCGCGGCATGA
- the rpmB gene encoding 50S ribosomal protein L28 — MAQRCDICGKGPQFGNRISHAHNVTHRRFNPNLQRVRAVLKGVHHKLRVCTRCLRSGLITKPTRQPKPSAA, encoded by the coding sequence ATGGCCCAGCGATGCGACATCTGCGGCAAGGGACCCCAGTTCGGGAACCGGATCAGCCACGCCCACAACGTCACCCACCGCCGCTTCAACCCGAACCTCCAGCGGGTGCGGGCGGTCCTGAAGGGCGTGCACCACAAGCTCAGGGTCTGCACGCGCTGCCTCCGCTCCGGGCTCATCACCAAGCCCACCCGCCAGCCCAAGCCCTCCGCGGCCTGA
- a CDS encoding GDSL-type esterase/lipase family protein, with amino-acid sequence MKNHGRLTLAALGGLALAAVFSHAQTGTVTTPPSFLSYVALGDSLTAGVVSASLVKTHQVKSFPALIAGQAGVSDFQEPLVSEPGLPPELTLFSLLPATVIGPKASTPGTPANLTLPRPYNNLGVPGATSVDCLSTTSGGAHDLVLRGLGTAVQQALALKPTFITLWIGGNDVLGAAIAGEAVDGVTLTPTATFRAVYGQIVTALKTAGAPIVAANLPDVTTIPFVTTVPPVVVNPTTRQPVLVNGQPVPLIGPSGPLSSGSFVTLNATQFLAQGIGIPTGLGGTGAPLPDEVILDPNKLAIIRDHVTADNQAIADICGLANIPVLDVNSLLREFATTGRDVGGITYSSAFLTGGIFSYDGVHPTEMGYALLTNEWIRVINANGGSLPPLDLGPFAFRSGRRLAATSFGRGAPAAGSPFEFTREAYDELRAFFPRVDGR; translated from the coding sequence ATGAAGAACCACGGCCGCCTCACCCTCGCCGCCCTCGGGGGCCTCGCCCTCGCCGCCGTCTTTAGCCACGCTCAGACGGGCACCGTCACCACCCCTCCGAGCTTCCTCAGCTACGTGGCCCTGGGCGACAGCCTCACCGCCGGCGTCGTCTCTGCGAGCCTCGTGAAGACCCACCAGGTGAAGTCCTTCCCCGCCCTCATCGCGGGCCAGGCGGGCGTCTCGGACTTCCAGGAGCCGCTCGTTTCCGAGCCCGGCCTCCCCCCGGAGCTCACCCTGTTCAGCCTGCTCCCCGCGACCGTGATCGGCCCCAAGGCCTCGACCCCCGGCACGCCCGCGAACCTGACCCTGCCCCGCCCCTACAACAACCTGGGGGTGCCCGGGGCCACCTCCGTGGACTGCCTCTCGACCACGAGCGGGGGCGCCCACGACCTCGTGCTGCGGGGCCTGGGCACTGCCGTCCAGCAGGCGCTGGCCTTGAAGCCCACGTTCATCACCCTCTGGATCGGTGGCAACGACGTGCTGGGGGCGGCCATCGCCGGCGAGGCCGTCGATGGCGTGACCTTGACCCCCACCGCCACCTTCCGGGCCGTCTACGGCCAGATCGTGACCGCCCTCAAGACCGCGGGCGCTCCCATCGTGGCCGCCAACCTGCCCGACGTGACCACGATTCCCTTCGTCACCACCGTTCCCCCCGTGGTGGTGAACCCGACCACCCGCCAGCCCGTGCTCGTCAACGGTCAGCCGGTGCCCCTCATCGGGCCGAGCGGGCCGCTCAGCAGCGGCTCCTTCGTGACCCTGAACGCCACCCAGTTTTTGGCCCAAGGAATCGGGATACCCACCGGCCTGGGCGGGACGGGCGCCCCGCTTCCCGACGAGGTCATCCTCGATCCCAACAAGCTGGCCATCATCCGCGACCACGTGACCGCGGACAACCAGGCCATCGCCGACATCTGCGGTCTGGCCAACATCCCCGTCCTGGACGTCAACAGCCTGCTCCGGGAATTCGCGACCACGGGCCGGGACGTGGGCGGCATCACCTACAGCAGCGCCTTCCTGACCGGCGGGATCTTCAGCTACGACGGGGTCCATCCCACCGAGATGGGCTACGCCCTCCTGACCAACGAGTGGATCCGCGTCATCAACGCCAACGGCGGGAGCCTGCCCCCTCTCGACCTCGGCCCCTTCGCCTTCCGGTCGGGGCGTCGCCTGGCCGCCACGAGCTTCGGGAGAGGCGCGCCCGCGGCGGGGTCGCCCTTCGAGTTCACGCGGGAGGCCTACGACGAGCTCCGCGCGTTCTTCCCGAGGGTGGACGGCCGATAG
- a CDS encoding MBL fold metallo-hydrolase — protein MARLSFLGAAKTVTGSQYLLETGTARVMIDCGMFQGDKALRERNWAEPSYAPASVPHLVLTHTHMDHIGRVPRLVKQGFRGTIHCTPPTRELAEILLLDAARLQQEDAEYLNRKGLTKHQPALPLFTEADVAESLKLFSTLPLGQRRELTPAFAFSYREAGHLLGAASVELVVRGEGGETKVLFSGDVGRFDAVMTRDPALCPEADYIVVESTYGNRTHAAVPILDQLEGVLQRTFARGGVLLVPAFAVGRAQQMIFLMDELVTQGRLPPFPIHLDSPMAVDATRIYSEFPDAQRVSLNDIGGRSLLYGKWVHLHRTQAESEALNTLRGPAVIISSSGMLSGGRILHHCRVRLPRAENTLLITGYQAEGTLGRALLDGARVVHIHKDEVRVLAEVTSLKGMSGHADGGELLRWLSAVSRPPKCVYVTHGEADAAEALAAKIVKERGFPAHVPDLNETVELAPGGGSGA, from the coding sequence ATGGCACGGCTTAGCTTCCTGGGCGCGGCCAAGACCGTAACCGGGTCGCAGTACCTCCTGGAGACGGGGACCGCCCGCGTCATGATCGACTGCGGGATGTTCCAGGGCGACAAGGCCCTGCGCGAGCGGAACTGGGCCGAGCCCAGCTACGCACCCGCCTCCGTGCCCCACCTCGTCCTCACCCACACCCACATGGACCACATCGGCCGCGTTCCGCGCCTGGTGAAGCAGGGCTTCCGGGGGACCATCCACTGCACGCCCCCCACCCGGGAGCTCGCGGAGATACTTCTCCTGGACGCGGCGCGCCTGCAGCAAGAGGACGCGGAGTATCTCAATCGCAAGGGGCTGACCAAGCACCAGCCTGCCCTGCCCCTCTTCACGGAGGCGGACGTCGCGGAGAGCTTGAAGCTCTTTAGCACCCTCCCTCTGGGCCAGCGGCGCGAGCTCACGCCCGCCTTCGCTTTCTCCTACCGCGAGGCCGGCCACCTCCTGGGCGCGGCCTCCGTGGAGCTCGTCGTCCGCGGCGAGGGGGGGGAGACCAAGGTTCTCTTCAGCGGGGACGTGGGCCGCTTCGACGCCGTCATGACCCGGGACCCCGCGCTCTGCCCGGAGGCCGACTACATCGTGGTGGAGAGCACCTACGGGAACCGGACCCACGCCGCAGTGCCCATCCTGGACCAGCTGGAGGGGGTGCTGCAGCGGACGTTCGCGCGCGGGGGCGTGCTGCTCGTCCCCGCCTTCGCGGTTGGGCGGGCCCAGCAGATGATCTTCCTCATGGACGAGCTGGTGACCCAGGGACGGCTGCCACCCTTCCCTATCCACCTCGACAGCCCCATGGCCGTGGATGCGACCCGGATCTACAGCGAGTTTCCCGACGCCCAGCGGGTGAGCCTGAACGACATCGGGGGCCGGAGCCTGCTCTACGGGAAGTGGGTGCACCTGCACCGCACGCAGGCGGAGTCGGAGGCCCTGAACACCCTCCGGGGCCCGGCCGTGATCATCTCCTCGAGCGGGATGCTCTCGGGGGGCCGCATCCTGCACCACTGCCGGGTGCGCCTGCCCCGGGCCGAGAACACTCTTCTCATCACCGGCTACCAGGCCGAGGGCACCCTGGGGCGCGCCCTCTTGGACGGGGCGCGGGTCGTGCACATCCACAAGGACGAGGTGCGGGTGCTGGCGGAGGTGACGAGCCTGAAGGGGATGTCCGGCCACGCCGACGGCGGGGAGTTGTTGCGCTGGCTGTCCGCGGTCTCCCGCCCGCCCAAGTGCGTCTACGTGACCCACGGCGAGGCGGACGCGGCGGAGGCCCTGGCGGCGAAGATCGTCAAGGAGCGCGGCTTCCCCGCCCACGTGCCCGACTTGAACGAGACCGTCGAGCTCGCCCCCGGAGGGGGGAGCGGCGCTTGA
- a CDS encoding HAD-IIA family hydrolase — MKALILDIDGVMLRDDRALPGAPELVDWLLRSSHPFLFLTNYSSQTPADLANRMQAAGLKIPLEHFYTSAMATAEFLDHQAGDRRRAYVVGEGALVHALYQAGFTLTETDADFVVLGETRAYNFDMIQRAAQLVLQGARFVATNPDVAGPGGRPSCGAFAAPIERITGKRPFYVGKPSAFMMRAALRHLQAHSEEAWMVGDNMETDIIAGLQTGLVTVLVLSGVSRREDLTRYAYRPDHIVPDAFALTALLESQGT, encoded by the coding sequence TTGAAGGCGCTCATCCTCGACATCGACGGAGTGATGCTGCGAGACGATCGGGCGCTGCCGGGGGCCCCCGAGCTCGTGGACTGGCTCCTCCGGTCCTCCCACCCCTTCCTGTTCCTGACCAACTACTCCTCTCAGACCCCGGCTGACCTCGCTAACCGGATGCAGGCCGCCGGCCTCAAGATCCCCCTCGAGCACTTCTACACCTCAGCCATGGCCACCGCGGAGTTCCTCGACCATCAGGCGGGGGACCGGCGCCGGGCCTACGTGGTGGGAGAGGGCGCCCTCGTCCACGCCCTCTATCAGGCCGGCTTCACCCTCACCGAGACCGACGCCGACTTCGTGGTCCTGGGGGAGACCCGGGCCTACAACTTCGACATGATCCAGCGTGCGGCCCAGCTCGTGCTCCAGGGCGCCCGCTTCGTGGCCACCAACCCCGACGTAGCGGGTCCCGGGGGGCGGCCCAGCTGCGGGGCCTTCGCGGCCCCCATCGAGCGCATCACGGGCAAGCGCCCCTTCTACGTGGGCAAGCCCAGCGCTTTCATGATGCGGGCCGCCCTGCGCCACCTGCAGGCCCACTCCGAGGAAGCCTGGATGGTGGGCGACAACATGGAGACCGACATCATCGCCGGCCTCCAGACCGGGCTGGTGACGGTGCTCGTGCTCTCCGGGGTCTCCCGAAGGGAAGACCTGACCCGCTACGCCTACCGCCCGGACCACATCGTGCCGGACGCCTTCGCCCTCACCGCCCTCCTGGAGAGCCAGGGGACCTGA
- a CDS encoding outer membrane protein transport protein, with protein sequence MRLIRLLLRGAVLATAALGLVPVSASAAGFAIFEEGARGMGFAGAYTAQTQDGSAIFYNAAGIAFLKGTQIYIGGTLIHPSSDFTGDAPFPGPAVTETGAVGVIPVPAVYYTQHLSPGLVLGVGIDSPFGLRTQWANPDTYSGRYISLEAEVKSISLNPTLAYKLADRLSIGAGLDVRFSSVSLRRRVPSVSPFTQKVVDIAEVTLQSNTNTGFGFNLGLLAKPSENLALGVGYRHRVKIDYDGAATFKQIPTGNTQFDTLVTPSLPATPPALTSSIEFPSIVTTGAAYTWKDWTFAVDADWYQWSTFSRLTFVFADQPNLSQSLPENYADSWQFRFGLERRLNDSWAVRAGYARDNTPVPASSVTPLLPDSTRDIFALGVSWTSGRLRLDAGGWYVRFQDRSTQGLDRDGYNGTYHSSAINGGLSLGYRF encoded by the coding sequence ATGCGCTTGATCCGTTTGCTCCTCCGGGGTGCCGTCCTCGCGACCGCGGCCCTCGGCCTCGTTCCCGTCTCCGCCTCCGCCGCCGGCTTTGCCATCTTCGAGGAGGGGGCCCGGGGGATGGGCTTCGCGGGGGCCTACACCGCCCAGACCCAGGACGGGTCCGCCATCTTCTACAACGCGGCCGGCATCGCCTTCCTCAAGGGGACGCAGATCTACATCGGGGGAACCCTGATCCATCCCAGCTCCGACTTCACGGGCGACGCCCCCTTCCCGGGGCCGGCGGTGACGGAGACGGGGGCGGTAGGGGTGATCCCCGTCCCCGCCGTCTATTACACCCAGCACCTCTCGCCGGGCCTGGTCCTGGGGGTCGGGATAGACTCGCCGTTCGGGCTCCGGACCCAGTGGGCCAACCCCGACACCTACAGCGGGCGCTACATCTCGCTCGAAGCGGAGGTGAAGTCGATCTCCTTGAACCCCACCCTGGCCTACAAGCTGGCCGACCGCCTCTCCATCGGGGCCGGCCTCGACGTGCGCTTCTCGAGCGTGAGCCTGAGGCGCCGCGTTCCCAGCGTGAGCCCCTTCACCCAAAAGGTGGTCGACATCGCGGAGGTCACGCTGCAGAGCAACACCAACACCGGGTTCGGCTTCAACCTGGGCCTGCTCGCCAAGCCCAGCGAGAACCTCGCCCTCGGCGTGGGCTACCGCCACCGGGTCAAGATCGATTACGACGGCGCCGCCACCTTCAAGCAGATCCCCACCGGCAACACCCAGTTCGACACCCTGGTCACGCCCAGCCTCCCCGCGACACCCCCCGCCCTCACGAGTTCCATCGAGTTCCCGTCCATCGTCACCACCGGCGCGGCCTACACCTGGAAGGATTGGACCTTCGCCGTGGACGCGGACTGGTACCAGTGGTCCACCTTCAGCCGTCTCACCTTCGTCTTCGCCGACCAGCCCAACCTCAGCCAATCCCTCCCCGAGAACTACGCGGACTCCTGGCAGTTCCGCTTCGGGCTGGAGCGTCGCCTAAACGACAGCTGGGCCGTGCGCGCGGGCTACGCGCGCGACAACACCCCCGTGCCCGCGAGCTCCGTCACCCCTCTCCTCCCCGATTCCACCCGCGACATCTTCGCCCTCGGCGTTTCCTGGACGTCGGGCCGGCTCCGGCTCGACGCCGGGGGCTGGTACGTTCGCTTCCAGGACCGGTCGACCCAGGGGCTCGACCGGGACGGCTACAACGGGACCTACCACAGCTCGGCCATCAACGGCGGCCTGTCGCTGGGCTATCGCTTCTAG
- a CDS encoding RidA family protein: MGAPQEDPLPRKQVTTSHAPKPIGPYSQGVISGGLLFASGQIPLDPKTSEPVAGDIESQTDQVMKNLLAVLKEAKMGPQNVVKTTVFLLDLADFPRMNEVYGRYFGKLPPARSTVQVAALPRGARIEIDLVASY, from the coding sequence TTGGGCGCCCCGCAGGAGGACCCACTGCCCAGAAAACAAGTCACGACCAGCCACGCTCCGAAGCCGATCGGGCCCTACTCCCAGGGTGTCATCTCCGGGGGGCTGCTCTTCGCCTCCGGACAGATCCCCCTCGATCCCAAGACGAGCGAGCCCGTCGCCGGAGACATCGAGTCCCAGACCGACCAGGTGATGAAGAACCTCCTGGCCGTCCTCAAGGAGGCCAAGATGGGGCCCCAGAACGTGGTCAAGACCACCGTCTTTCTGCTCGACCTGGCCGACTTCCCGCGCATGAACGAGGTCTACGGGCGCTACTTCGGCAAGCTGCCGCCCGCCCGCTCCACGGTACAGGTCGCGGCCCTCCCCCGGGGGGCCCGGATAGAGATCGACTTGGTCGCGTCCTACTAG
- the acnA gene encoding aconitate hydratase AcnA — protein MKTDVFGARATFETGQGPATLYRLDTLEKAGLAPGLPHLPFSIRVLLEAVLRNVDGELVTAEDVRNLAGWNAPAPRDVELPYMPARVILQDFTGVPAVVDLASMRGAVKRLGGDPKKINPLVPVDLVVDHSVQVDVFGSPEALAKNAEIEFARNRERYEFLRWGQMAFANFRVVPPATGIVHQVNLEYLAKVVLTKKEDGGTVAFPDTLVGTDSHTTMINGLGVLGWGVGGIEAEAVMLGQPLYMVTPEVVGFKLVGGLREGVTATDLVLTVTQILRKKGVVEKFVEFYGPGLGQMTLADRATIANMAPEYGATCGFFPVDQETLDYLRRTGRSPAEVQLVERYFKEQGLFRTAQTPDPVFTETLELDLGRVEASLAGPKRPQDRVALHQMKEAFRKALTAPVKERGFGMGAEDLSRSASLDVGGKRAELKHGAVVIAAITSCTNTSNPSVMLGAGLLARKAAARGLKVPGYVKTSLAPGSKVVTEYLRKAGLMKDLEALGFHLVGYGCTTCIGNSGPLPPPVSRAVNEGKLVAAAVLSGNRNFEGRINPDVKANYLASPPLVVAYALAGTTDLDLTREPLGKDGSGRPVMLADIWPAPGEVAELMAGISGDMFRSAYGNVFDGNPSWNAIPVAGGDLFAFKEDSTYIQDPPFFSGLTPEPAPTTDIRAARVLALLGDSVTTDHISPAGDIAEASPAGRYLKSKGVQKKDFNSYGSRRGNDRVMVRGTFANIRLKNLMVPGVEGGVTVHVPSGERMDIYDAAERYRTEGTPLVVVAGKEYGSGSSRDWAAKGTLLLGVRAAIAESYERIHRSNLVGMGVLPLQFQAGQSAESVGLTGREALTIAGISGGLKPRQEMRVEVERADGTRGSFPVTARLDTPVEINYYRNGGILQTVLRKMLR, from the coding sequence ATGAAGACGGACGTTTTCGGCGCGCGCGCGACCTTCGAGACCGGACAGGGGCCGGCCACCCTCTATCGGCTGGACACCCTCGAGAAGGCGGGCCTGGCCCCCGGTCTTCCCCATTTGCCCTTCTCGATCCGGGTGCTTCTGGAGGCCGTGCTCCGGAACGTGGATGGGGAACTGGTGACCGCGGAGGACGTGCGCAACCTGGCCGGCTGGAACGCGCCCGCCCCCCGGGACGTGGAGCTGCCCTACATGCCCGCCCGCGTGATCCTGCAGGATTTCACGGGGGTGCCCGCGGTGGTGGACTTGGCCTCCATGCGGGGGGCGGTGAAACGGCTGGGGGGCGATCCCAAGAAGATCAACCCCCTCGTCCCCGTGGACCTGGTGGTGGACCACTCCGTGCAGGTCGACGTGTTCGGGTCCCCCGAGGCCTTGGCCAAGAACGCAGAGATCGAGTTCGCGCGCAACCGCGAACGCTACGAGTTCCTGCGCTGGGGCCAGATGGCCTTCGCCAACTTCCGGGTGGTGCCCCCCGCCACTGGGATCGTCCACCAGGTGAACCTGGAGTACCTGGCCAAAGTCGTGCTCACGAAGAAAGAGGACGGGGGCACGGTGGCCTTTCCGGACACCCTCGTGGGCACGGATTCCCACACCACCATGATCAACGGGCTGGGGGTGCTGGGCTGGGGGGTGGGGGGGATCGAGGCGGAGGCGGTGATGCTGGGTCAGCCCCTCTACATGGTCACCCCTGAGGTGGTGGGCTTCAAGCTCGTGGGTGGGCTGCGCGAGGGCGTCACCGCCACCGACCTCGTCCTGACCGTGACCCAGATCCTGCGCAAGAAGGGCGTGGTCGAGAAGTTCGTGGAGTTCTACGGGCCCGGCCTGGGCCAGATGACCCTGGCCGACCGTGCCACCATCGCCAACATGGCCCCCGAGTACGGGGCCACCTGCGGCTTCTTCCCCGTGGACCAAGAGACCCTGGACTACCTGCGGCGCACCGGCCGCTCCCCCGCGGAGGTGCAGCTGGTGGAGCGCTACTTCAAGGAGCAGGGCCTCTTCCGCACCGCGCAGACGCCCGACCCTGTCTTCACGGAGACCCTGGAGCTGGACCTCGGGAGAGTGGAGGCCAGCCTGGCCGGGCCCAAGCGCCCCCAGGACCGCGTGGCCCTCCATCAGATGAAGGAGGCCTTCCGCAAGGCGCTCACCGCCCCCGTGAAGGAGCGCGGCTTCGGGATGGGGGCGGAGGACCTCTCGCGCAGCGCCTCCCTGGATGTCGGGGGGAAGAGGGCGGAGCTCAAGCACGGGGCGGTCGTCATCGCCGCCATCACCAGCTGCACCAACACCTCCAACCCCTCGGTCATGCTGGGGGCGGGGCTCCTGGCCCGCAAGGCGGCGGCGCGCGGGCTCAAAGTCCCGGGCTACGTCAAGACCAGCCTGGCCCCCGGCTCCAAGGTCGTGACCGAATACCTGCGCAAGGCCGGGCTCATGAAGGACCTGGAGGCCCTGGGCTTCCACCTCGTGGGCTACGGCTGCACCACCTGCATCGGGAACAGCGGCCCCTTGCCCCCTCCCGTCTCCCGGGCCGTGAACGAGGGCAAGCTGGTGGCGGCGGCCGTGCTCTCCGGCAACCGCAACTTCGAGGGGCGGATCAACCCCGACGTGAAGGCCAACTACCTGGCCTCGCCCCCCCTGGTCGTGGCCTACGCCCTCGCCGGCACCACCGACCTCGACCTCACCCGCGAGCCCCTCGGCAAGGACGGGAGCGGCCGGCCGGTCATGCTGGCCGACATCTGGCCCGCCCCGGGCGAGGTGGCGGAGCTCATGGCCGGCATCAGCGGCGACATGTTTCGGTCCGCCTACGGCAACGTCTTCGACGGGAATCCCAGCTGGAACGCCATCCCCGTGGCGGGGGGCGACCTCTTCGCCTTCAAGGAGGACTCCACCTACATCCAGGATCCCCCCTTCTTCTCGGGCCTGACCCCGGAGCCGGCCCCCACGACCGACATCCGCGCCGCGCGCGTGCTCGCGCTCCTGGGCGACTCCGTCACCACCGACCACATCTCCCCCGCGGGGGACATCGCGGAGGCAAGCCCGGCCGGGCGATATTTGAAGTCCAAAGGAGTCCAGAAGAAGGACTTCAACTCCTACGGCTCGCGACGGGGCAACGACCGGGTGATGGTGCGGGGCACCTTCGCCAACATCCGCCTCAAGAACCTCATGGTCCCGGGGGTGGAGGGGGGGGTGACCGTCCATGTCCCCAGCGGGGAGCGCATGGACATCTACGATGCCGCGGAGCGGTACCGGACGGAGGGGACCCCGCTCGTGGTGGTGGCGGGCAAGGAGTACGGCAGCGGGTCCTCGCGGGACTGGGCGGCGAAGGGGACGCTCCTCCTGGGCGTGCGGGCGGCGATCGCGGAGAGCTACGAGCGCATCCATCGCAGCAACCTGGTGGGGATGGGGGTGCTGCCCCTCCAGTTCCAGGCCGGCCAGAGCGCGGAGTCGGTGGGCCTCACCGGCCGGGAGGCGCTCACCATCGCCGGCATCAGCGGCGGCCTGAAGCCGCGGCAGGAGATGAGGGTGGAGGTGGAGCGGGCCGACGGCACCCGCGGCTCCTTCCCGGTCACGGCCCGCTTGGACACCCCGGTCGAGATCAACTACTACCGCAACGGCGGGATCCTCCAGACCGTCTTGCGGAAGATGCTCCGCTAG